The Lycium barbarum isolate Lr01 chromosome 12, ASM1917538v2, whole genome shotgun sequence genome includes a region encoding these proteins:
- the LOC132624110 gene encoding uncharacterized protein LOC132624110, giving the protein MPAKRKYAKRISTSQRATAKDSQTQEVHTEAQGLASDAVAPTAPQLQKGLPSVGASGGSNSCKTKEFLNMKPPVFTESIRAEDSQNFMDGLQKVFHVMHATETEAWEPFRGEDASPVTWDEFVDAFIDHFQPLEVREEKAYEFERLRQNDMSVNDYYLKFVSLAKYAPHIIPDRRARVRQFVLGLIPDLHGDVNVVAQNREMTITKMGHFQRDYPSARQGIRGNVAWSTNSAAPKNSQAQSGQGAAKSGNVSGVQNHLYALAGRQDTEARTDVFIGALTVFTFYVYALLTQDPTYLM; this is encoded by the exons ATGCCTGCGAAAAGAAAGTACGCCAAGAGGATATCAACTAGCCAAAGGGCTACTGCTAAGGACTCTCAGACTCAGGAAGTTCACACCGAGGCTCAGGGGCTAGCATCGGATGCAGTGGCCCCCACCGCACCCCAGCTACAGAAAGGCCTACCGAG CGTAGGTGCTAGTGGAGGGTCGAACAGCTGCAAGACCAAGGAATTTCTGAATATGAAGCCTCCAGTATTCACAGAGTCTATTAGGGCGGAGGATTCTCAAAATTTCATGGATGGGCTTCAGAAAGTCTTTCATGTTATGCATGCTACTGAGACAGAG GCATGGGAACCGTTCCGTGGGGAAGATGCGTCTCCAGTaacttgggacgagtttgtagatgccttcattgaTCACTTTCAGCCACTTGAGGTCAGAGAGGAAAAGGCCTATGAATTTGAGAGGCTCAGGCAGAATGATATGAGCGTGAATGACTATTACCTCAAGTTTGTTTCTTTGGCCAAGTATGCTCCTCATATTATCCCTGATAGGAGGGCCAGAGTTAGGCAATTTGTGTTGGGCCTTATACCAGACTTGCATGGTGATGTAAATGTTGTTGCTCAGAATAGAGAAATGACTATAACCAAGATG GGCCATTTTCAGAGGGACTATCCATCAGCGAGACAAGGTATCAGAGGTAATGTGGCTtggtccacaaattcagcagctcctaaAAATTCTCAGGCCCAATCAGGGCAGGGTGCTGCTAAGTCTGGCAATGTAAGTGGAGTTCAAAATCACTTGTATGCTTtagcaggtcgtcaggatacagaggcacGTACAGATGTTTTCATAGGTGCATTGACAGTTTTCACTTTCTACGTTTAtgccttattgacccaggatccaacTTATCTTATGTAA